The following coding sequences are from one Candidatus Bathyarchaeota archaeon window:
- the hflX gene encoding GTPase HflX → MQRRKPDEPSTLDELKSLAESAGYTVVGKIEQVRIPDPRYQVGYGKIREIAELVKATGAQKIIFDNILRPVQAYNIAKETGVEAIDRFQLILEIFARRASTTEAKLQIQLARLKYELTRAKEKVRLAKMGEQPGFMGLGAYEVDVYYETVKRQIQTIMEKLKRIRRKRLLHRERRTELGFPSISLAGYTNAGKSSLFTVLTEEEVPVDDALFTTLSTTTRLVKFSRKKFLLTDTVGFIDRLPITLIEAFHSTLEETIYSDLILLVVDVGEPLATIEKKLTVCLETIDRIGASGIPIITALNKIDLIPEEELQQKMEMLKGKAPKPVPVSALYGFNLDQLKEEITKILQNYARVSFKLPITNEAMSFISWLFNSADVQKIEYTGNEAYVIFEAVPWFAEKVISRVKELGGKIESFQH, encoded by the coding sequence GTGCAACGCCGCAAACCCGATGAACCCTCAACTCTGGACGAGCTTAAAAGCTTAGCTGAATCCGCCGGCTACACTGTTGTAGGCAAAATTGAACAAGTGAGGATCCCAGATCCGCGATACCAAGTTGGTTATGGGAAAATTAGGGAAATCGCTGAACTCGTGAAAGCTACAGGCGCCCAAAAAATAATCTTTGACAACATTTTAAGGCCGGTTCAAGCCTACAACATAGCTAAAGAGACCGGTGTGGAGGCAATAGACCGTTTTCAACTCATCTTAGAAATTTTTGCAAGAAGAGCCTCAACAACTGAGGCGAAGCTGCAAATTCAACTGGCTAGACTAAAATACGAATTAACTCGTGCAAAGGAAAAGGTTAGATTGGCAAAGATGGGCGAGCAGCCTGGCTTCATGGGACTTGGCGCTTACGAGGTAGACGTCTACTATGAGACTGTTAAGAGGCAGATCCAAACTATAATGGAAAAGCTTAAGAGAATCCGGAGAAAACGTTTGCTTCACCGTGAGAGAAGAACTGAACTTGGTTTTCCCTCAATCTCTCTAGCCGGATATACCAATGCAGGGAAAAGCTCGTTGTTTACAGTGTTAACTGAAGAGGAAGTTCCTGTGGATGACGCTCTTTTCACAACTCTCTCCACAACCACAAGGCTTGTCAAGTTTTCAAGGAAAAAGTTTCTATTAACAGACACTGTTGGTTTTATAGATCGTTTGCCCATAACCTTGATAGAGGCTTTCCACTCAACTCTGGAAGAAACAATTTATTCCGACTTAATACTGCTGGTTGTAGACGTCGGTGAGCCGCTGGCCACCATTGAGAAAAAACTCACAGTATGTCTTGAAACAATAGACCGTATAGGCGCTTCTGGCATCCCAATAATAACAGCCCTCAACAAGATCGATTTGATACCTGAAGAAGAACTTCAACAAAAGATGGAGATGCTCAAAGGTAAGGCGCCGAAACCAGTGCCGGTGTCCGCCCTTTACGGGTTTAACCTTGACCAGTTAAAAGAGGAGATAACTAAAATCTTACAAAATTATGCGCGGGTGTCATTTAAACTTCCAATAACTAACGAGGCTATGTCTTTCATCTCATGGCTTTTCAATAGCGCAGATGTTCAAAAAATAGAATATACAGGCAACGAAGCCTATGTTATTTTTGAGGCTGTTCCATGGTTTGCCGAGAAGGTGATAAGTCGTGTCAAAGAACTTGGAGGGAAAATCGAAAGCTTCCAACATTGA
- a CDS encoding TIGR00270 family protein, producing MRCEVCGRKIHSKPVKALIEGAKLTVCNECAKHGTILMEEPKQPQALQTKPKIKVTPAPHKPRTSTAVTVEPSLELIDDYDVRIRQAREKMGLTHEELGKRINEKVSVLKKVETRKIKPDDKLAAKLEHALRIKLLVPVSEEKIQTVAAPKQSSPSLTIGDLIRFNKEKTEEKA from the coding sequence TTGCGTTGCGAGGTTTGTGGAAGAAAAATTCACAGTAAACCAGTCAAAGCCCTAATCGAAGGGGCAAAACTAACCGTGTGCAACGAGTGTGCAAAACATGGAACGATCCTGATGGAAGAACCGAAACAGCCGCAAGCACTCCAGACAAAGCCGAAAATAAAGGTCACGCCAGCACCTCACAAGCCAAGGACTTCAACAGCGGTTACTGTTGAACCCTCTTTGGAACTCATAGACGACTATGATGTGAGGATTAGGCAGGCAAGGGAAAAAATGGGGTTAACCCATGAGGAGCTTGGCAAAAGGATAAACGAGAAAGTCTCTGTTCTTAAAAAAGTTGAAACCCGTAAAATTAAACCAGACGATAAGCTGGCAGCCAAACTTGAACACGCTTTGAGGATAAAACTCCTTGTCCCAGTTTCAGAAGAGAAAATTCAAACCGTAGCCGCGCCTAAACAGTCAAGCCCCTCACTAACTATCGGCGATTTAATACGTTTCAACAAGGAAAAGACGGAGGAAAAAGCCTAA
- a CDS encoding pseudouridine synthase: MFIVVESRFVGQRCQGLENPLRRIRSVADYQFGKGVGEKLFPENVEVKYSKRTGRVRYIYLNGKRLATLRPMDGLFSLSIEGAKRIVENNIPAKCIVTVKNDVSKVIADGDDVFAVHVVKADSEIRPKDEVIVVSEKGDVLAVGRAVLSGWEMTAFKIGVAVKVRHGSSEES; the protein is encoded by the coding sequence ATGTTTATAGTTGTCGAATCACGCTTTGTAGGTCAACGGTGTCAAGGCTTGGAGAATCCGCTCAGACGCATCAGAAGCGTGGCAGACTACCAGTTTGGTAAAGGTGTAGGCGAAAAACTGTTTCCAGAAAACGTTGAAGTTAAATACTCAAAACGTACTGGCAGGGTACGCTACATTTACTTGAACGGGAAAAGGCTTGCCACCCTTCGTCCAATGGATGGACTTTTCTCATTAAGCATTGAAGGGGCAAAAAGAATAGTAGAAAACAATATTCCAGCCAAATGTATAGTCACAGTTAAAAATGATGTTTCAAAGGTTATAGCCGACGGCGACGACGTTTTCGCTGTGCATGTCGTAAAGGCTGATAGTGAGATCCGCCCAAAGGATGAAGTTATTGTTGTTAGCGAAAAGGGTGATGTTTTAGCGGTTGGAAGAGCTGTCTTATCCGGTTGGGAGATGACTGCCTTCAAAATTGGTGTTGCGGTTAAGGTTAGACACGGCTCTTCGGAAGAAAGTTAA
- a CDS encoding nascent polypeptide-associated complex protein: protein MRRRISPREAKRMMQRMGLSMDALPDVEHVIIKTTNKEIIIENPEVAVVDIQGQKMFQVAGGKITEKTVERKLTIPEEDVRLVADQTGKSLEEARKALEECEGDLAKAILLLQSKI from the coding sequence ATGCGTAGACGGATAAGTCCACGTGAAGCCAAACGCATGATGCAACGAATGGGCTTAAGCATGGACGCCCTTCCAGACGTAGAGCATGTCATTATAAAAACAACTAACAAAGAGATAATCATTGAAAACCCGGAAGTCGCCGTGGTTGACATTCAGGGACAAAAAATGTTTCAAGTAGCTGGAGGAAAAATAACAGAGAAAACTGTTGAACGAAAACTGACGATACCGGAAGAAGACGTACGATTAGTGGCTGACCAAACCGGGAAAAGTCTGGAAGAGGCAAGAAAAGCCCTAGAAGAATGTGAAGGAGACTTAGCTAAAGCCATACTATTGCTTCAGTCTAAAATCTAG
- a CDS encoding carbohydrate kinase family protein, with protein MNFDITIVGHLCIDSISLPNKQSPYTILGGSAAYTSLSAKRLGANVSIISKVGGDFPKAYLWWLSQEGIDLTGVLRIEGEKTTRFELKYDSSMSNRTLRLLSKAPVIKVEDLPNLLDTKVAHIAPIADEIPYDVTEKMKKSTEVLSIDPQGLVRAFDENGTVVSKPLEDKRVLELVNIYKSSKEEIEAITGMADLRAAIRSIHDFGVETVIVTMGIKGAAISIDGTVYEIPVYTPDKIVDPTGAGDAFIGGFLAEYVQGKEVLWCACVGSAAASAVVEGVGPTLIGSGSQIRQRAELLYEKRIKH; from the coding sequence ATGAACTTTGACATAACCATAGTTGGACATTTATGCATAGATTCCATAAGCCTGCCAAACAAGCAATCGCCTTACACGATTTTAGGCGGCTCCGCAGCTTACACGTCTCTTTCAGCCAAACGTCTAGGAGCAAACGTTTCCATAATTTCCAAGGTTGGCGGCGACTTCCCGAAGGCCTATTTATGGTGGTTAAGCCAAGAAGGCATCGACCTTACAGGTGTTCTCAGAATTGAAGGAGAGAAAACAACAAGGTTTGAATTAAAATATGACAGCAGCATGTCTAACCGCACTTTGAGGCTATTAAGCAAAGCTCCGGTAATCAAAGTTGAAGATTTGCCAAACCTTTTGGATACAAAGGTTGCTCACATAGCACCCATAGCTGATGAAATTCCATACGACGTGACCGAAAAAATGAAAAAGTCAACTGAAGTATTATCAATTGACCCCCAAGGTCTTGTCCGCGCCTTCGATGAAAACGGAACTGTTGTAAGTAAGCCATTAGAAGATAAACGTGTATTAGAACTTGTGAACATTTACAAGTCTTCAAAGGAAGAGATTGAAGCTATTACGGGAATGGCGGATTTACGCGCAGCCATAAGATCTATCCATGATTTTGGCGTTGAAACAGTTATAGTAACTATGGGGATTAAGGGTGCCGCAATATCTATCGACGGCACAGTTTATGAAATCCCAGTCTACACTCCTGACAAAATTGTAGATCCAACTGGGGCTGGAGACGCCTTTATAGGCGGTTTTTTGGCTGAATATGTTCAAGGCAAAGAAGTGTTATGGTGTGCATGCGTAGGTTCTGCTGCAGCCTCCGCGGTTGTTGAAGGGGTAGGCCCAACTCTTATCGGCAGTGGAAGCCAGATTCGCCAGAGAGCAGAGTTGCTTTACGAAAAAAGAATTAAGCACTAG
- a CDS encoding threonine--tRNA ligase, with the protein MRILQLHSNYIEYKPIQKEIAMAEETNKETRRIEEAVVLFTAVEEGDDEIVARKAVDEVKAFLEKLKVNRILIYPYAHLSSNLAKPSEALKILKVIEEYARAEGIETYRAPFGWNKQFTISIKGHPLAEQSRIILPTKAEREEAEKVSEALKAEEKLVSYWYILQPDGKMIPVEEFNFKGHENLEKFAKYEISKVRASQQMPPHVPLMKRLEIADYEAGSDPGNIRWYPKGRLIKSLIEQYVTAKAVEYGAMEVETPVMYDFSHPSLADYLNRFPARQYVLKSEDKELFLRFAACFGQFLMVHDVQFSYRHMPLKVYELTRYSFRREKSGEVVGLRRLRAFTMPDCHAFCTDLEQAKKEFITRFKLCIQVLEGIGLTREDYEAAFRFTKDFYEENKEFINSLAEIFGKPVLVEMWKEPFFYFRLKWDFNFVDNQDKAAALSTDQIDVENAKRYDITYVDEKGERRHPLILHCSPSGAVERCIYALLEKAYKQQQKGELPMLPVWLSPTQVRLIPMSDKFLEHCEKIAEKLEANQIRVDIDDRPLTLQKRIREAEMEWTPYILVIGQKEIESETLPVRDRKARGIRKMTLENLIKEIKSQVHDKPFRPLPLPKHVSKRPQFYG; encoded by the coding sequence ATGCGGATACTGCAACTTCACTCTAATTATATCGAATACAAGCCAATCCAAAAAGAAATAGCCATGGCTGAAGAAACGAACAAAGAGACGCGTCGCATAGAGGAAGCTGTTGTTCTATTTACGGCTGTGGAAGAGGGGGACGATGAGATCGTAGCCCGCAAGGCTGTAGACGAGGTTAAAGCCTTTCTTGAAAAGTTAAAAGTAAACCGCATTTTGATATATCCATATGCTCATTTGAGCAGCAATCTCGCGAAGCCGTCTGAAGCATTAAAAATTCTAAAGGTCATTGAAGAATACGCAAGGGCTGAAGGCATAGAAACATACCGCGCGCCCTTCGGTTGGAACAAACAGTTCACAATTTCCATAAAAGGACACCCTTTGGCAGAGCAGTCCCGTATAATACTGCCAACAAAAGCGGAAAGAGAGGAAGCTGAAAAAGTTTCGGAAGCTCTGAAAGCCGAAGAGAAGCTCGTTTCCTACTGGTATATCTTGCAGCCTGATGGAAAGATGATCCCAGTAGAGGAATTCAACTTTAAAGGACATGAAAACTTGGAGAAATTTGCAAAGTACGAAATATCCAAAGTTAGAGCAAGTCAACAAATGCCGCCTCACGTGCCGTTAATGAAGCGTCTTGAAATAGCTGATTATGAGGCTGGAAGTGATCCTGGGAACATTCGATGGTATCCAAAGGGCAGGCTGATAAAGTCGCTTATTGAACAGTATGTAACCGCAAAGGCTGTTGAATATGGTGCAATGGAAGTTGAAACCCCAGTTATGTACGATTTTAGTCACCCAAGCTTGGCGGATTACCTAAACCGTTTCCCAGCGAGGCAATACGTCTTGAAATCTGAGGATAAGGAGCTTTTCCTACGATTCGCTGCTTGTTTTGGACAATTTTTAATGGTTCATGATGTGCAATTCTCGTATAGGCACATGCCTCTAAAAGTTTACGAGTTAACCCGATACAGCTTCAGACGGGAGAAAAGCGGCGAAGTGGTTGGTTTAAGAAGACTTAGGGCTTTCACTATGCCAGACTGTCACGCCTTCTGCACAGACTTAGAACAAGCTAAAAAGGAGTTTATAACAAGGTTTAAGCTGTGCATACAAGTCTTGGAGGGCATAGGATTAACTAGAGAGGACTATGAGGCGGCGTTCCGCTTCACAAAAGACTTTTACGAAGAAAATAAGGAATTCATTAACAGTTTGGCGGAAATCTTTGGTAAACCAGTCTTGGTTGAAATGTGGAAAGAACCCTTCTTCTATTTTAGACTGAAATGGGACTTCAATTTCGTCGACAATCAGGACAAGGCAGCAGCCCTATCAACAGACCAAATAGATGTTGAAAACGCCAAAAGATATGACATAACTTACGTGGACGAGAAAGGTGAAAGACGCCATCCACTTATATTACACTGTTCACCGAGCGGTGCAGTGGAGCGGTGCATATACGCGCTTTTAGAAAAAGCCTACAAACAACAACAGAAAGGCGAATTGCCGATGCTTCCGGTTTGGCTTTCGCCAACACAGGTGCGGTTAATCCCCATGTCAGACAAGTTCCTCGAACACTGCGAGAAAATAGCGGAGAAACTTGAAGCCAACCAAATCCGCGTGGACATAGATGACAGACCATTAACACTGCAAAAACGGATAAGAGAAGCTGAAATGGAATGGACCCCCTACATACTAGTAATCGGACAGAAAGAGATAGAATCAGAAACTCTTCCAGTCAGAGACAGAAAAGCCAGAGGAATCCGCAAAATGACTCTGGAAAACCTAATAAAAGAAATTAAAAGCCAAGTGCACGACAAACCATTTAGGCCGCTGCCACTGCCCAAACATGTCTCGAAAAGGCCCCAGTTCTACGGTTAA
- the ilvE gene encoding branched-chain-amino-acid transaminase, with protein MEKELLVYIDGGYYPKSQAKISVYDHGFLYGDGVFEGIRAYNGVVFKLKEHIDRLYRSAHAIMLQIPVTKEEMIKIVLETLRKNQLKDAYIRLIVTRGVGDLGLDPRKCKKPTVIVITDTIALHKSEAKEKGISAVLTWVRRDPVDATTHEVKSLNYLNSILAKIEANINGADEAICLDKNGYICEGTGENIFIVKDGRIYTPPSSTGALRGVTAETVRELAKSLGYEVIEKNITPYEAFTADEVFLTGTAAEIVPVREINSRQIGAGKPGPITRRLIEEFSKLVQDPKHGIPIYQ; from the coding sequence TTGGAGAAAGAATTACTTGTCTATATAGATGGCGGATACTACCCGAAGTCACAAGCAAAAATATCCGTTTATGACCACGGATTCTTATATGGTGATGGAGTCTTTGAGGGAATTCGCGCTTATAACGGTGTTGTATTCAAACTGAAAGAACACATTGACAGGCTTTACCGATCAGCCCACGCCATAATGCTCCAAATCCCAGTGACAAAGGAAGAAATGATAAAGATCGTATTAGAAACTTTGCGCAAAAATCAGTTGAAAGATGCGTACATACGCCTAATAGTGACAAGAGGCGTTGGAGACTTAGGGTTGGATCCCAGGAAATGCAAAAAACCCACGGTAATCGTGATCACTGACACAATTGCACTTCATAAAAGCGAAGCAAAAGAAAAGGGCATATCAGCGGTACTTACATGGGTTAGAAGAGACCCGGTAGACGCAACAACCCACGAGGTAAAGTCACTAAACTACTTGAACAGCATACTAGCTAAAATAGAAGCAAACATAAACGGTGCAGATGAAGCCATATGTCTAGACAAAAACGGCTACATATGCGAGGGCACTGGGGAAAATATTTTCATAGTTAAAGATGGGCGAATCTACACGCCGCCAAGCTCCACCGGAGCGCTTCGAGGAGTAACCGCTGAAACCGTGAGAGAGTTGGCAAAAAGCCTAGGATATGAAGTAATAGAGAAGAACATTACACCCTACGAGGCTTTTACGGCAGACGAAGTTTTCTTGACTGGAACCGCGGCGGAAATAGTTCCTGTCCGAGAAATAAACAGTAGACAAATAGGTGCCGGAAAACCGGGTCCTATAACACGAAGGCTTATAGAAGAATTTTCAAAGCTTGTTCAAGACCCAAAACATGGCATTCCAATCTATCAGTAA
- a CDS encoding aldehyde ferredoxin oxidoreductase family protein, translating to MFGWNGKLLRVNLTKQKAIAQEYDAEIAEKFLGGRGFAIKILWDELKPGIDPLSPENKLVLATGPLTGFALPSSGKLVVASKSPITGGYGDGNIGSYAAVQLRRAGYDAVVIEGKAETPTVLLIDNGLAEFLDAKELWGLNTFEVDERLRSVYGPTAGILEIGPAGENLVKFANVICQKGRGGGRIGIGAVMGSKNLKAVVIRGSGELPAANPKELKELGAEAYREVLTKPNYAFWKRQGTMMTIEWSQENGVLPTYNFREGTFEDADAIGGFSMEKIKSSQRGCPNCNMTCGNAVQDADKKESELDYENVAMLGSNIGIGNLKKVAALSRLADELGLDTISLGNVIGFAMEASEKGLLKEKISWGDYKAAKALTEDIAYKRGLGAVLAEGVRFAAEKVGGDSHKWAMHVKGLEISAYDCHAAPAMALAYATSPIGAHHKDAWIISWEVKAGRETYNEEKVDKLIELQRLRGGFFECATVCRLPWVELGFELEWYPKFLHAATGVEMNWNELNTIADRVYTLIRAFWIREFGEKWSVEIDYPPARWFDEPLNKGALKGAKLDRVKYEVMLNTYYQKRGWDDRGIPKKATLEKLGLKDVAKQLKKHVKLSD from the coding sequence ATGTTTGGCTGGAACGGCAAATTATTAAGAGTGAACCTAACCAAACAGAAAGCTATAGCGCAGGAATACGACGCTGAAATAGCCGAAAAGTTTCTCGGTGGCAGGGGTTTCGCCATTAAAATCCTCTGGGACGAGCTTAAACCCGGCATCGACCCGTTATCGCCGGAGAATAAACTTGTTTTGGCAACGGGTCCATTAACTGGGTTTGCTCTTCCAAGTAGCGGCAAACTTGTCGTTGCATCCAAAAGCCCCATAACCGGCGGCTATGGTGACGGAAACATCGGAAGTTACGCGGCTGTACAGCTGCGAAGAGCAGGCTATGACGCGGTGGTTATCGAGGGAAAAGCTGAAACGCCGACTGTTCTCCTTATAGACAACGGCTTAGCAGAGTTTCTTGATGCAAAAGAGCTTTGGGGTTTAAACACTTTTGAAGTTGATGAAAGACTTCGAAGCGTTTATGGGCCAACTGCAGGCATTCTTGAAATCGGACCAGCTGGAGAAAACCTTGTAAAATTCGCCAATGTAATCTGCCAAAAAGGAAGAGGGGGCGGAAGGATAGGAATAGGTGCTGTCATGGGATCTAAAAACTTGAAAGCTGTCGTGATAAGGGGATCCGGTGAGTTGCCTGCCGCTAATCCGAAGGAGTTAAAGGAGTTAGGCGCTGAAGCCTACAGGGAAGTTTTGACCAAACCAAACTATGCTTTCTGGAAACGGCAAGGCACCATGATGACGATTGAGTGGAGCCAGGAAAACGGTGTATTACCCACCTACAATTTCAGGGAGGGAACATTTGAAGACGCGGATGCCATAGGCGGGTTTTCAATGGAGAAAATCAAGTCTTCCCAACGAGGATGCCCCAACTGTAACATGACATGTGGAAACGCTGTGCAAGATGCGGACAAAAAAGAGTCAGAATTAGATTATGAAAATGTCGCTATGCTCGGCTCAAACATAGGCATTGGCAATTTGAAAAAAGTTGCAGCCCTAAGCAGACTTGCGGATGAACTGGGCTTGGACACCATTTCACTGGGAAATGTTATAGGCTTCGCTATGGAAGCCTCAGAAAAAGGACTTTTAAAAGAAAAAATCTCATGGGGAGATTATAAAGCGGCTAAAGCCCTTACAGAGGACATTGCATACAAGCGTGGATTGGGTGCCGTTCTGGCGGAGGGTGTCCGTTTCGCAGCTGAAAAAGTCGGCGGTGACTCGCATAAATGGGCTATGCACGTGAAAGGCTTAGAGATTTCAGCCTATGATTGCCACGCTGCCCCGGCGATGGCTCTGGCCTACGCAACAAGCCCTATAGGCGCTCATCACAAAGACGCTTGGATAATTTCATGGGAGGTTAAAGCTGGAAGAGAAACATACAATGAGGAGAAGGTTGACAAACTTATAGAGCTCCAGCGGCTCAGGGGAGGCTTTTTTGAATGTGCTACTGTTTGTAGGCTTCCATGGGTTGAGCTTGGCTTTGAGCTTGAATGGTATCCAAAATTCTTGCATGCGGCAACTGGAGTAGAGATGAATTGGAATGAACTTAATACTATTGCAGATAGAGTGTACACTTTGATACGGGCATTTTGGATCCGGGAGTTTGGCGAAAAATGGAGTGTGGAAATAGATTATCCTCCTGCAAGGTGGTTTGACGAACCGTTAAACAAAGGCGCACTGAAAGGCGCAAAGCTTGACAGAGTAAAGTACGAGGTTATGCTTAACACATATTACCAGAAAAGGGGATGGGACGATAGAGGCATTCCAAAAAAGGCAACTCTTGAAAAACTAGGATTGAAAGACGTTGCCAAACAATTGAAGAAACATGTGAAACTGTCGGACTAG
- the proS gene encoding proline--tRNA ligase produces the protein MSDLGVTVKKSEDFSEWYTQVILKSGLADYAQVKGCMVFRELSYAIWEKIQQIFNEKIKRTGHKNVYFPLLIPESFLKKEAEHFAGFVPEVAWVTIGGDTPLEERLAIRPTSETIIYATFAKWIRSWRDLPIKVNQWCSVVRWETKATKLFLRTREFLWQEGHTVHATKEEADQEVMLILSEYRDIMENYLAIPVLVGRKSESEKFAGALYTTTLEAVMPDGKALQMGTSHNLGQNFSKVFDIKFIGEDEKEHYVWQTSWGISTRIIGAMVMVHGDDKGLIIPPKIAPIQAVIVPIPYKTADSSAIFAKALEIREKLNKAGISTVLDDRKEYTPGWKFNDWELRGVPIRIEIGPRDVAHGQITLARRDTFEKLTVKDEEAVDAVRKLLDDIQRNLFNKAKKFLEDHITTVKSYNEFKEVLQTKGGFIKASWCGSQECEQKIKEETGATIRLVPLEKEEPVSNCVYCGGKAKELVYFARSY, from the coding sequence ATGTCAGATTTAGGCGTGACGGTTAAAAAATCCGAAGACTTTTCAGAATGGTACACGCAAGTAATTTTAAAATCAGGTCTCGCTGATTACGCCCAAGTAAAGGGCTGCATGGTTTTCAGAGAACTTTCATATGCCATATGGGAAAAAATCCAGCAAATCTTTAACGAAAAAATCAAGCGAACAGGACATAAAAACGTCTATTTCCCCCTCTTAATACCTGAAAGCTTCCTGAAAAAGGAAGCTGAACACTTCGCTGGCTTTGTCCCGGAAGTTGCGTGGGTCACAATAGGCGGGGACACACCGCTGGAAGAACGCTTAGCCATAAGACCGACTTCTGAAACAATCATTTATGCAACTTTTGCCAAGTGGATCAGAAGTTGGCGAGATTTGCCCATCAAAGTGAACCAGTGGTGCAGCGTCGTAAGATGGGAAACCAAAGCCACAAAACTGTTTCTGCGGACAAGGGAATTCTTATGGCAGGAAGGTCACACAGTCCATGCCACAAAAGAGGAAGCCGATCAAGAAGTAATGTTGATTCTAAGCGAGTACCGGGACATAATGGAAAACTATTTGGCTATTCCGGTGCTTGTTGGGCGAAAATCCGAAAGCGAAAAGTTCGCCGGGGCCCTTTACACCACTACCTTGGAGGCTGTAATGCCGGATGGCAAAGCCTTGCAAATGGGTACTTCCCACAACCTTGGACAGAACTTCTCAAAAGTTTTCGACATAAAATTCATAGGCGAAGATGAGAAGGAGCATTATGTCTGGCAAACATCTTGGGGCATATCCACTCGCATCATCGGCGCCATGGTCATGGTACACGGCGACGACAAAGGCCTCATCATACCGCCTAAAATAGCCCCAATACAAGCTGTAATCGTGCCAATACCATACAAAACCGCCGATTCAAGTGCTATCTTCGCTAAGGCACTGGAGATCCGCGAGAAACTTAACAAAGCCGGAATATCCACAGTTCTTGACGATAGAAAGGAGTATACGCCTGGCTGGAAGTTCAATGACTGGGAGCTCAGAGGCGTGCCTATAAGAATTGAAATAGGCCCCAGAGACGTGGCGCATGGTCAGATAACTTTGGCAAGAAGAGACACTTTTGAGAAGTTGACTGTTAAAGACGAAGAAGCCGTCGACGCCGTGAGAAAGCTTTTGGATGACATACAACGTAACTTATTCAACAAGGCTAAAAAATTCCTCGAAGACCACATCACCACAGTTAAGAGTTACAATGAATTTAAAGAGGTACTGCAGACAAAAGGAGGTTTCATTAAAGCATCATGGTGTGGCAGTCAAGAATGCGAGCAAAAAATAAAGGAAGAAACTGGAGCAACCATTAGGCTGGTTCCCCTCGAAAAAGAAGAACCTGTCTCCAACTGTGTTTACTGTGGCGGTAAAGCGAAAGAGCTGGTTTATTTTGCAAGGTCATACTAG